In a single window of the Bacteroidia bacterium genome:
- a CDS encoding choice-of-anchor L domain-containing protein, with protein MSIFVEDQFMNNSEKHIGKLNRIPFLAGILACSFATAQLTVNNTPPNNNNPAWLVQNVLTGSGVQIMNVTFNGAPNTIGFFNGQNSNIGINSGVILSCGTIFNAQGQNNQTGASQSNNLPGDPDLDIVFSPTLSYDATILEFDFIPMSDTVRFRYCFASEEYMEYVSSMPGGINDGFGFFISGPGINGPFSNNAKNIALVPSPPAPPNTYVTMFNVNCNPQNSPFYICNDPQNSQSWANVCPPSYNCPTSPAQTTHQYDGQTVVLTAESQVICGQTYHIKIAIADGGDHILDSGVFLEAGSFSSSGVVVGSASSANGNILGSDSTVYEGCGSLVIYFDRGNQTITQDTVSFQILGSAGNGTDYANIPNYVIFQIGQDSVAITITPTPDNNNEGPETIILIIPAAGPCNNGAPDTIVVTILDVLPISLGMQAYNDTICAGDPTSLEAFVLGGMPGYTYQWSHSLGTTPLVSLNPGPMNTTSYSVTVTDTCGNVSTQSINVHISQPLASFTHGYATVNTIDFTNTSTPAVSYFWDFGDGNTSTAVSPSHTYPNDQTNTFTVMLIITDAYGCTDTVYDYVTVYPDFYFWAPNAFTPNNDGHNATYGGIGVAVLEYEMLIFNRWGELVFKSNHIDTRWDGTYKGSVVPEDTYVATFKIKGPNNIKLEKITHVSVVR; from the coding sequence ATGAGTATATTTGTAGAAGATCAGTTCATGAATAATTCTGAAAAGCACATCGGGAAATTGAACAGGATTCCTTTCCTGGCTGGAATTCTTGCTTGTTCCTTTGCTACCGCACAGCTTACGGTGAACAATACGCCGCCGAATAATAATAATCCGGCGTGGCTGGTTCAAAACGTGCTTACCGGATCCGGCGTGCAGATCATGAACGTTACCTTCAACGGCGCACCGAATACCATTGGTTTTTTTAACGGACAAAATTCAAACATCGGCATTAACTCTGGTGTGATACTTTCCTGCGGAACTATCTTTAATGCACAGGGGCAAAACAACCAGACAGGTGCATCCCAGTCAAATAATCTCCCCGGAGATCCGGATCTCGACATCGTTTTTTCGCCTACACTGAGTTATGATGCAACCATACTCGAGTTCGATTTTATTCCCATGTCCGATACGGTTCGTTTCCGTTACTGCTTTGCAAGCGAAGAGTATATGGAATACGTGAGTTCCATGCCCGGTGGCATTAATGACGGATTCGGATTCTTTATATCTGGTCCGGGCATCAACGGACCTTTTTCAAATAATGCCAAGAATATTGCACTGGTGCCGTCTCCTCCCGCACCTCCTAATACATATGTGACCATGTTCAATGTGAACTGCAATCCGCAGAATTCACCGTTTTACATTTGTAATGATCCGCAGAATTCACAATCATGGGCCAATGTTTGCCCGCCTTCTTACAACTGTCCGACCTCACCGGCTCAAACCACACACCAATATGACGGACAAACCGTGGTGCTCACTGCGGAATCGCAGGTGATCTGCGGACAAACGTATCATATCAAAATTGCAATAGCGGATGGTGGCGACCATATACTCGATTCAGGAGTGTTTCTTGAAGCGGGGAGTTTTTCTTCTTCGGGCGTTGTTGTTGGTTCCGCATCTTCTGCAAACGGAAATATTCTGGGCAGTGATAGCACGGTTTACGAGGGTTGCGGTTCACTGGTGATTTATTTCGACAGGGGGAATCAAACCATAACACAGGATACGGTGTCGTTCCAGATTCTGGGAAGTGCAGGAAATGGTACCGACTATGCGAATATTCCCAACTATGTCATCTTCCAGATCGGTCAGGATTCAGTCGCCATTACGATTACTCCCACACCCGATAACAATAATGAAGGTCCGGAAACCATCATACTCATCATCCCTGCCGCGGGGCCCTGCAACAACGGAGCTCCGGATACGATTGTGGTAACTATATTAGATGTTTTACCTATTTCTTTAGGCATGCAGGCATACAATGACACCATTTGTGCAGGAGATCCAACTTCGCTGGAGGCCTTTGTGCTTGGTGGTATGCCGGGTTATACCTACCAGTGGTCTCATTCCCTGGGAACAACTCCTCTGGTTTCGCTGAATCCGGGACCAATGAACACTACCTCGTATTCAGTAACTGTTACGGACACCTGCGGTAACGTTAGTACGCAATCGATCAACGTCCATATCTCTCAGCCTTTAGCTTCCTTCACGCATGGGTATGCTACCGTGAATACCATTGATTTTACAAACACGTCCACGCCGGCCGTGTCTTATTTCTGGGATTTCGGCGATGGCAACACTTCAACCGCAGTTAGTCCGAGCCATACCTATCCCAATGATCAAACCAACACCTTTACGGTAATGCTGATTATCACGGATGCTTATGGCTGCACGGATACGGTGTATGATTATGTGACGGTGTATCCTGATTTCTACTTCTGGGCGCCGAATGCCTTTACCCCGAATAACGACGGTCATAATGCAACATACGGAGGAATCGGAGTAGCAGTTCTGGAATATGAAATGCTCATCTTCAACCGGTGGGGTGAACTGGTTTTCAAATCGAATCATATTGATACCCGGTGGGATGGAACATATAAGGGGTCTGTTGTTCCCGAGGACACCTATGTAGCAACGTTTAAAATCAAAGGACCGAATAACATTAAGCTTGAAAAAATAACACACGTCTCTGTGGTTAGATAA
- a CDS encoding dipeptidase, giving the protein MQYIEIHRDRFIQELIELLRIPSISADPAYKESVRVCALKVKEYMDAAGIEKTEICETGGHPLVYGEKILDPKLPTVLIYGHYDVQPPDPVELWNSPPFEPQIKDEKIYARGSADDKGQFFMHLKAFEVMLNQGGLPCNVKFMIEGEEEVGSDNLGPFLEKNKEKLKADVILISDTSIIANDVPSITVGLRGLSYFQVEITGPNRDLHSGLYGGAVANPVNILCEMIAKLKDEKNRITIPGFYDDVRVLSAEERKEMARAPFDLNEYKKHLNLKDIHGEEGFSTAERTSIRPTLDVNGIWGGYTGEGAKTVIASKAFAKISMRLVPDQDHEKITELFCRYFPTLAPPSVSVKVIPHHGGNPVLTPTDSAAYKAASKAMEKTFGNVPVPVRGGGSVPIVALFKDILGLDSVLMGFGLDSDAIHSPNEHYGIFNYLKGIETIPWFFRYYSELAGEKK; this is encoded by the coding sequence ATGCAATACATTGAAATTCATAGAGATAGGTTCATTCAGGAGCTTATTGAACTCCTACGGATACCCTCCATTAGTGCTGATCCTGCCTACAAGGAATCTGTAAGGGTTTGTGCTCTGAAGGTAAAGGAGTACATGGATGCCGCCGGGATTGAAAAAACGGAGATTTGCGAGACCGGGGGACATCCACTTGTTTACGGCGAAAAGATTCTTGATCCGAAACTTCCCACTGTTCTGATATACGGACATTACGACGTTCAGCCGCCGGATCCTGTGGAATTATGGAATTCACCGCCCTTTGAACCGCAGATTAAAGACGAAAAGATTTATGCACGCGGTTCAGCGGACGACAAGGGACAGTTCTTCATGCATTTGAAAGCCTTTGAGGTCATGTTGAACCAAGGCGGACTACCCTGCAATGTAAAGTTCATGATCGAGGGAGAGGAAGAAGTAGGTTCTGACAACCTCGGACCTTTTTTGGAAAAGAACAAAGAGAAACTCAAGGCGGATGTGATCCTGATCTCCGATACGTCTATTATTGCCAATGATGTTCCTTCGATCACCGTTGGACTTCGCGGTCTGAGTTATTTTCAGGTAGAAATAACGGGGCCGAACCGCGACCTGCATTCCGGGCTTTACGGAGGCGCAGTGGCAAACCCTGTGAATATTCTTTGCGAAATGATCGCGAAACTGAAGGATGAAAAAAATCGGATTACCATTCCCGGATTTTATGATGATGTGCGTGTATTAAGCGCGGAAGAGAGAAAAGAAATGGCCCGTGCGCCGTTTGATCTCAATGAATACAAGAAGCACCTCAACCTGAAAGATATTCACGGTGAGGAAGGGTTTTCTACTGCAGAGCGTACCAGTATTCGTCCCACCCTGGATGTGAATGGTATCTGGGGCGGTTATACAGGAGAAGGTGCAAAAACCGTAATTGCCTCCAAAGCTTTCGCCAAGATCTCCATGCGTCTTGTGCCGGATCAGGATCATGAAAAGATCACAGAACTTTTCTGCCGATATTTCCCTACGCTTGCCCCACCCTCAGTATCCGTGAAAGTGATTCCGCATCACGGAGGAAATCCCGTGCTTACACCCACGGATTCTGCGGCGTACAAAGCGGCCAGCAAGGCGATGGAGAAAACCTTCGGTAATGTACCTGTGCCTGTACGTGGCGGCGGAAGTGTTCCCATTGTAGCACTTTTTAAGGATATTCTTGGTCTGGACAGCGTACTGATGGGCTTCGGACTGGACAGTGATGCTATTCATTCCCCCAATGAACATTACGGAATTTTTAATTACCTTAAAGGTATTGAAACGATTCCCTGGTTTTTCCGTTATTATTCGGAATTGGCAGGCGAAAAGAAATAA
- a CDS encoding erythromycin esterase family protein, whose product MFKRILFVLAAAAVCLPNGGFAQQTMHKLQGVEVLLHDTLENDPFPGLDSTVANYKVFFTGEDHTFTSSNILLELKMMRFLHKKARMRVHLLEFGASVGWLVNNYVQTGDTSYLTALKDYSYKDFRALFTGLRDFNARQDSASRIRVVGLDLEWSFSTSCKVLSLLLNDSVTPASEIALSVETIRGLAEYVTTNYNGRTAYGGGGFGSLYSGNFDIENAMMSVMENYYSNRDAFQKCIKKEPETFEKIMNGIREWKKWKEYEEKQMIQGTYFREQYMYDRFMEVYKNNPGVSFYGQFGRCHVARNVQSQWCNSYMFNAVAGRMNTSTDTTLRNKVFTIAVYYPNAHRTSSGKFLFGFEPTPEEQEISRYLDSDRRTGLFLYEVSADTALKRIMTDKFQYLLLNFSPHDDDSERNNTGKYKPYEHSKTYYHADGFITFHYMNTSSLFTFLSESGFIADNNRISQAGGGLTICENGYQAAQMHYTYFLPVAFRDTAGTSGKVSGYQFMFRTGREVGPRNWFQAFPYLGIGFGNMKLHFSDENAPNGIFGSPNKENYRNNAFLMDVGADVRTNIGFVSLGIRGGFMLDTSDKVWKSGDDVIANAPRTGMTGLYYSFNVSLFLSE is encoded by the coding sequence ATGTTCAAACGAATCCTTTTTGTTTTAGCTGCTGCAGCGGTCTGCCTTCCGAACGGAGGATTTGCCCAGCAAACCATGCATAAACTGCAAGGGGTGGAAGTGCTTTTGCACGATACCCTTGAAAACGATCCCTTTCCCGGACTTGACAGCACTGTAGCGAATTATAAAGTGTTTTTTACCGGGGAGGATCACACCTTTACTTCGAGCAACATCCTTCTTGAACTGAAAATGATGCGTTTCCTGCATAAAAAAGCCAGAATGCGTGTGCACCTTCTTGAATTCGGCGCGAGTGTCGGGTGGTTAGTGAACAATTACGTTCAGACCGGCGACACTTCTTACCTGACAGCACTGAAAGATTATTCCTACAAAGATTTCCGTGCACTTTTCACAGGGCTGCGGGATTTCAATGCCAGGCAGGATTCTGCCAGCCGTATCCGTGTAGTAGGGCTGGACCTGGAATGGTCTTTCTCTACTTCCTGCAAGGTGCTTAGCCTGCTGCTCAATGACAGTGTAACTCCTGCATCTGAGATCGCACTCTCGGTGGAAACCATCAGGGGTCTGGCGGAGTATGTAACAACGAACTATAACGGTCGCACAGCCTATGGCGGCGGAGGTTTTGGCAGCCTGTATTCAGGTAATTTCGACATCGAGAATGCCATGATGTCCGTTATGGAAAACTACTACTCTAACCGCGATGCCTTCCAGAAGTGTATCAAAAAAGAACCGGAAACCTTCGAAAAAATCATGAATGGTATCCGGGAGTGGAAGAAATGGAAGGAATATGAAGAAAAACAGATGATCCAGGGAACATACTTCAGGGAGCAATACATGTATGACCGTTTTATGGAAGTATACAAGAATAATCCCGGGGTTTCATTCTACGGACAATTCGGACGTTGCCACGTGGCCCGCAATGTACAGTCGCAGTGGTGTAACTCGTATATGTTCAATGCTGTTGCCGGACGAATGAATACATCCACGGATACTACGCTGCGGAACAAAGTGTTTACCATCGCTGTTTATTATCCCAACGCTCACCGGACCTCTTCCGGAAAATTCCTCTTCGGATTTGAGCCAACACCGGAAGAGCAGGAGATCTCCCGTTATCTTGATTCAGACCGGCGTACGGGATTATTTCTTTATGAGGTAAGTGCTGACACCGCATTAAAACGGATCATGACCGACAAATTCCAGTATTTACTGTTGAATTTCTCTCCGCACGATGACGACTCCGAGCGAAACAATACCGGAAAGTACAAACCCTATGAGCACAGTAAGACGTACTATCACGCGGATGGTTTCATTACCTTCCACTACATGAACACATCCAGCTTGTTCACGTTTCTCAGCGAAAGTGGTTTCATAGCCGACAACAACAGAATTTCGCAGGCAGGAGGAGGCTTAACGATCTGTGAAAACGGTTATCAGGCAGCACAAATGCATTACACCTACTTTCTTCCGGTAGCGTTCCGCGACACGGCCGGCACTTCAGGAAAAGTCAGTGGTTATCAGTTCATGTTCCGCACCGGAAGAGAAGTAGGTCCACGCAACTGGTTTCAGGCCTTCCCTTATCTGGGAATTGGATTCGGAAATATGAAGCTTCATTTTTCCGATGAGAATGCACCTAACGGGATTTTCGGTTCCCCGAACAAAGAAAACTACCGGAATAACGCCTTCCTTATGGACGTGGGTGCTGATGTTCGTACCAACATTGGTTTTGTTTCTCTCGGAATCCGCGGAGGCTTCATGCTGGACACATCAGATAAAGTATGGAAATCCGGAGACGACGTAATCGCCAATGCACCTCGTACGGGGATGACAGGGCTCTATTATTCTTTTAACGTTTCCCTGTTTCTAAGCGAATGA
- a CDS encoding LEA type 2 family protein: protein MNAVLKACAYLLPLLFLAGCKVAPVYISKIEGSKIIKLDKTGVKAEVFLRIKNPNSMGFKIHRTAFDCELNDIPVGKAYLKKKIRVKANSDDVHTFVIESDFSKLGLKELALILNLATAKSVKVHVKGNVKVGKFLLRKEFPIDVTQTVSL from the coding sequence ATGAATGCAGTCCTCAAAGCCTGTGCTTACCTTCTTCCCCTGCTCTTCCTGGCAGGTTGTAAAGTGGCCCCCGTTTATATCAGCAAGATTGAAGGAAGCAAAATCATTAAACTGGATAAAACCGGTGTGAAGGCTGAAGTATTTCTGAGGATTAAAAATCCAAATAGTATGGGATTTAAGATCCACCGGACCGCATTCGACTGTGAACTCAATGACATTCCGGTGGGAAAGGCTTATCTGAAAAAGAAAATAAGAGTAAAGGCGAATTCAGACGATGTTCACACCTTTGTGATAGAATCAGATTTTTCTAAGCTGGGATTAAAAGAACTTGCCCTGATCCTGAATCTGGCCACTGCAAAATCTGTGAAGGTTCATGTGAAAGGCAATGTCAAGGTGGGCAAGTTCCTTCTACGTAAGGAATTTCCCATTGATGTAACCCAAACAGTCAGCTTGTGA